A portion of the Blautia hansenii DSM 20583 genome contains these proteins:
- a CDS encoding V-type ATP synthase subunit I, which produces MAVLQMQKVSICALKKDRKAILEKIQSMGVMEISKVLDDDSGFERMNTQNERSKFEKNASLADMALDILQEYVPEKVSMFSGLEGKKLIERRELETVAEHKEQIMDIVSDIIGNQKKIAEYRANIQKFENQIEMLIPWMMLDVPMTWKGTKSTELLVGTMPGQMTLDGMYSLIAENAPEISGVDITVLSSGQDAVYIAVLCMKKDAGKVEEVFRQNGFARPSQPVTQTPAQEKEKLEMQIRDLQKEILDCQENIRKQQSERMNIRLASDYFRARAEKYEVLGQLPQSKKTFMISGYVPEKAVPALEKALNEKYTLSMDVEELAEDEEGPVLLSNNGFSESVEGVLESYGLPKKGEIDPTTIMSFFYVFLFGLMLSDAAYGLIIFLGCFFVLKKFPRMEQSLKKAIKMFMYCGISTLVWGVLFGGYFGDAIDVVARTFFHVEVPEGGLVKALWFVPLNDPMKMLIYSMAFGVIHLFTGLGIKGYMLLKDKKVLDFFCDVVLWYVFLIGLLLMLLPSEIFASIAQIDPSIFPPAVAGTGKVLSIVGVVGIILMSGRANKNPGLRLALGLYDVYNVTGWLSDVLSYSRLLALGLATGVIASVINQMGSMAGDGIFGAIVFLVVFVFGHAFNMAINVLGAYVHTNRLQFVEFFGKFYEGGGKPFNPFKSSTKYVDVKEETYL; this is translated from the coding sequence ATGGCAGTATTGCAGATGCAAAAGGTAAGTATCTGCGCACTGAAGAAGGACAGGAAAGCAATTCTGGAAAAAATTCAGTCCATGGGCGTTATGGAGATTTCCAAGGTTCTGGATGATGACTCAGGTTTTGAGCGAATGAATACACAGAATGAGAGAAGTAAATTTGAAAAAAACGCTTCTTTAGCGGATATGGCTTTGGATATTCTTCAGGAATACGTGCCGGAAAAGGTGTCTATGTTCTCCGGTCTGGAAGGCAAAAAGCTGATAGAGCGGCGGGAGCTTGAGACAGTGGCAGAACATAAGGAGCAAATTATGGATATTGTTTCGGATATCATCGGCAATCAGAAAAAGATTGCAGAGTACCGTGCCAATATTCAAAAATTTGAAAATCAGATAGAAATGCTTATTCCGTGGATGATGCTGGATGTTCCCATGACATGGAAAGGGACAAAGAGCACAGAGCTTCTGGTCGGAACAATGCCCGGACAGATGACTTTAGACGGAATGTACAGTCTGATTGCAGAAAATGCACCGGAAATTTCCGGAGTAGATATTACTGTTCTTTCTTCTGGACAGGACGCAGTTTATATTGCAGTGCTGTGTATGAAAAAGGATGCGGGAAAGGTCGAAGAGGTTTTCAGGCAGAACGGTTTTGCCAGACCGTCACAGCCTGTGACACAGACGCCTGCACAAGAGAAAGAAAAGCTGGAAATGCAGATTAGAGATTTACAGAAAGAAATTTTAGATTGTCAGGAAAATATTAGAAAACAGCAGTCTGAAAGAATGAATATCAGGCTGGCATCTGATTATTTCCGTGCCAGAGCTGAAAAGTACGAGGTACTGGGACAGCTTCCGCAATCTAAGAAGACTTTCATGATAAGCGGTTATGTACCGGAAAAAGCAGTTCCCGCATTAGAAAAGGCGCTAAATGAAAAGTATACCTTGAGTATGGATGTGGAGGAGCTGGCAGAGGATGAGGAAGGCCCGGTTCTTCTTAGCAACAATGGATTTTCAGAGTCGGTAGAAGGAGTTTTGGAGTCCTATGGATTGCCAAAGAAAGGCGAGATTGACCCAACAACAATCATGTCCTTCTTCTACGTGTTTTTATTTGGATTAATGTTATCCGATGCAGCGTATGGACTCATTATTTTCCTCGGTTGTTTCTTTGTACTGAAGAAATTCCCGAGAATGGAGCAGTCTTTAAAGAAGGCCATTAAAATGTTTATGTACTGCGGTATTTCTACATTGGTATGGGGTGTTCTCTTTGGAGGATATTTCGGAGATGCCATTGATGTAGTGGCACGAACCTTTTTCCACGTAGAGGTTCCGGAGGGCGGACTTGTAAAGGCTCTTTGGTTTGTACCTTTGAATGACCCTATGAAAATGCTTATTTATTCTATGGCATTTGGTGTTATTCACCTGTTTACCGGTTTGGGCATTAAGGGGTATATGCTGTTAAAGGATAAGAAAGTGTTGGATTTCTTCTGTGATGTTGTGCTTTGGTACGTATTTTTAATTGGTTTGCTGCTGATGCTGCTTCCAAGCGAAATCTTTGCATCCATTGCACAAATTGACCCAAGTATTTTCCCACCGGCAGTAGCGGGAACAGGAAAGGTTCTTTCTATTGTAGGTGTAGTAGGTATTATTCTCATGTCAGGACGTGCCAATAAAAATCCGGGGCTTCGTCTGGCATTGGGCTTGTATGATGTATATAACGTAACGGGATGGCTCAGTGATGTATTATCTTATTCCAGACTTTTAGCTCTGGGACTGGCAACGGGAGTTATTGCATCTGTTATTAACCAGATGGGAAGTATGGCAGGAGACGGCATCTTTGGTGCGATTGTATTTCTTGTAGTATTTGTATTTGGTCATGCGTTTAACATGGCAATCAATGTGCTGGGAGCTTATGTTCATACAAACCGTCTTCAGTTTGTTGAGTTTTTCGGCAAATTTTATGAGGGTGGAGGAAAACCTTTCAACCCATTTAAGTCTAGTACAAAATATGTAGATGTTAAGGAGGAAACGTATTTATGA
- a CDS encoding V-type ATP synthase subunit K — MSHLGIVYALLGAAVAVFLSGAGSAIGVGIAGQAASGVVSEDPSKFAKVLIMQLLPGTQGIYGLLVGFITLSKIGLLGGGMLELTPQQGLLVLAACLPIGIVGLISGKYQGMTSAAAIGIVAKKPEQFGKAMLFPAMVETYAILALLISILSVTNLQF; from the coding sequence ATGAGTCATTTAGGAATTGTTTACGCATTATTAGGTGCAGCAGTAGCAGTATTTTTATCAGGTGCAGGTTCTGCAATCGGTGTTGGTATTGCAGGTCAGGCTGCCTCAGGAGTTGTTTCTGAAGACCCTTCCAAATTTGCAAAAGTATTGATTATGCAGCTGCTTCCGGGTACACAGGGTATCTACGGTTTGCTGGTTGGATTTATCACTTTATCAAAAATCGGATTATTAGGCGGCGGAATGCTTGAACTGACACCTCAGCAGGGATTATTGGTATTAGCAGCATGTCTTCCTATCGGTATTGTTGGTTTGATTTCCGGTAAATATCAGGGAATGACTTCCGCAGCAGCTATCGGAATTGTTGCAAAGAAACCGGAACAGTTCGGTAAAGCAATGCTTTTCCCGGCAATGGTTGAAACTTATGCGATTTTAGCGCTTCTTATTTCTATTCTGTCTGTAACAAACCTTCAGTTCTAA
- a CDS encoding V-type ATP synthase subunit E: protein MTGLEKMKSQILEEAHTCAEKILEDTRKEADEILAEAKKRAEAECSRIAQNAEEEVKSLAERSESSCALQRRKALLEAKQEIISEVLEKAYETLISADETTYFGMLRKMLYKYVLPEEGEICFAKEDLEKMTPGFEEEIKGIAKEKGGALTISKETRNVKGGFVLVYGGIEENCTFKAMFHSQKDELSDKVHSLLFS from the coding sequence ATGACTGGATTAGAAAAAATGAAAAGCCAGATTCTTGAAGAAGCCCATACTTGCGCAGAAAAAATTCTCGAGGACACGAGAAAAGAGGCAGATGAAATTCTTGCCGAAGCAAAGAAAAGAGCAGAAGCAGAATGCAGTCGCATTGCTCAAAACGCAGAGGAAGAAGTGAAAAGTCTTGCAGAGCGCTCTGAGTCTTCCTGTGCTTTGCAGAGAAGAAAAGCTCTTTTAGAGGCAAAGCAGGAAATTATTTCAGAAGTGCTTGAAAAGGCTTATGAAACTTTAATCAGCGCAGACGAAACCACATATTTTGGAATGCTTCGAAAAATGCTCTATAAATATGTTCTTCCGGAAGAAGGAGAAATTTGCTTCGCTAAGGAAGATTTGGAAAAGATGACACCGGGCTTTGAAGAAGAAATCAAAGGTATTGCAAAGGAAAAGGGCGGAGCACTTACTATTTCCAAGGAAACCAGAAATGTAAAAGGCGGCTTTGTTCTTGTATATGGAGGCATTGAGGAGAATTGTACATTTAAGGCGATGTTTCATTCTCAGAAGGATGAGCTTTCTGATAAGGTTCATAGTTTATTATTTTCATAG
- a CDS encoding V0D/AC39 family V-type ATPase subunit, translating to MFDTKYTYAVARIRALETSLFTSQIIDQLLACETEEQCIQILQEKGWGDNDTAGSAEAILERETEKIWETMKDLGVDMSVFDVLSYPNLFHNLKAAIKDACSGKDNQNLNIYYEDTQISPKEMLEIIKNKEFSRFPENMSGAAREAYETLLHTGDGQLCDVIIDRAALDAIYAAGEAAKDSIIKEYAESVVAIADIKIAVRSQKTAKTIEFMKRAMAPCKSINVEQLSKAAAAGMEAVTEYLSGTAYAEGGQAIAESSSAFERWCDNRMMQAMQPQKYESFSVGPLVAYVLARENEIKTVRIILSGKQNGFSEESIRERVREMYV from the coding sequence TTGTTTGACACAAAGTATACCTATGCGGTTGCGCGAATACGTGCGCTGGAGACATCATTATTTACTTCCCAGATTATAGACCAGTTGCTTGCCTGTGAAACAGAGGAACAATGTATTCAGATTTTACAGGAAAAGGGCTGGGGAGATAATGATACGGCAGGAAGTGCAGAGGCAATTTTAGAAAGAGAGACAGAAAAAATATGGGAGACCATGAAGGATTTAGGGGTAGATATGTCTGTTTTTGACGTGCTTTCCTATCCAAATCTCTTTCACAATCTGAAAGCAGCGATTAAAGATGCCTGCTCCGGAAAGGATAATCAAAATCTGAATATTTATTATGAAGATACGCAGATTAGTCCTAAGGAGATGTTGGAGATTATTAAAAATAAAGAATTTTCCAGATTTCCGGAAAACATGTCAGGTGCGGCAAGAGAAGCTTATGAAACCTTGCTGCATACAGGAGATGGGCAGTTGTGCGATGTGATTATCGACAGGGCGGCATTGGATGCAATCTATGCAGCCGGTGAGGCAGCGAAAGACAGCATTATCAAGGAATATGCCGAGTCTGTTGTTGCTATTGCAGATATTAAAATTGCAGTGCGCTCACAGAAGACCGCAAAGACCATTGAATTTATGAAACGTGCAATGGCTCCGTGTAAATCCATAAATGTAGAACAGTTGTCAAAAGCGGCAGCAGCAGGTATGGAGGCAGTTACGGAATATTTATCCGGCACTGCTTATGCAGAAGGAGGGCAGGCGATTGCAGAGTCTTCCTCCGCATTTGAAAGATGGTGTGACAATCGTATGATGCAGGCAATGCAGCCGCAGAAATATGAGTCATTTTCAGTAGGACCTTTGGTAGCTTATGTGCTGGCAAGGGAAAATGAAATAAAAACGGTGAGAATTATTCTCTCAGGAAAACAAAATGGTTTTTCTGAGGAGTCAATCCGGGAAAGGGTAAGGGAGATGTATGTATAA
- a CDS encoding V-type ATP synthase subunit F — MYKIAVVGDYDSIYGFATLGLDTFPVADRKEAEEKIEALASQEYGIIYITEALAAECKNVIEKYQERILPAIIQIPGVSGNTGDGVQGVKNSVEQAVGSDILFSNN, encoded by the coding sequence ATGTATAAGATTGCAGTTGTGGGCGACTATGACAGTATATACGGATTTGCTACACTGGGCCTTGATACATTCCCTGTGGCCGACCGTAAAGAGGCAGAAGAAAAAATAGAGGCACTTGCCAGTCAGGAATATGGGATTATTTATATTACAGAAGCCTTGGCGGCTGAGTGCAAAAATGTAATAGAAAAATATCAGGAGAGAATTTTACCGGCGATTATTCAAATCCCCGGCGTGTCAGGAAATACCGGAGACGGTGTGCAGGGCGTGAAAAATTCAGTAGAACAGGCAGTAGGCTCTGATATTCTATTCAGTAATAATTAG
- a CDS encoding V-type ATP synthase subunit A has protein sequence MSKGIIKKVAGPLVIAEGMRDANMFDVVRVSNQRLIGEIIEMHGDEASIQVYEETSGLGPGEPVESTEAPLSVELGPGLITSIYDGIQRPLDDIMKVCGTNLKRGVEVPSLKRNLKWNFVPTVKAGDHVENGDIIGTVQETIVVNHKIMVPYGMSGTVKEIKAGEFTVEDVVAVITTEQGDKELTMMQKWPVRRGRPYLKKLPPEMPLVTGQRVVDTFFPIAKGGVAAVPGPFGSGKTVIQHQLAKWAEADIVVYIGCGERGNEMTDVLNEFPELKDPKTGQSLMERTVLIANTSDMPVAAREASIYTGITIAEYFRDMGYSVALMADSTSRWAEALREMSGRLEEMPGEEGYPAYLGSRLAQFYERAGHVISLGKDKREGALSVIGAVSPPGGDISEPVSQATLRIVKVFWGLDSSLAYKRHFPAINWLTSYSLYLDNMEKWFNEKVAPDWMTGRQKMMSLLQDEAELEEIVKMVGMDALSAGDRLKMEAARSIREDFLHQNSFHEVDTYSSLKKQYLLMKLVVAYYEQGVDALEKGANIQDLVKLDVREKIGRFKYVLEENLDEEYKAVLEQLAKEISNITGKEDF, from the coding sequence ATGAGCAAAGGTATAATTAAAAAAGTAGCAGGTCCGCTGGTTATTGCAGAGGGCATGCGTGATGCAAATATGTTTGACGTTGTTCGTGTTAGTAATCAGCGTTTGATTGGTGAAATCATTGAAATGCATGGAGATGAAGCATCCATTCAGGTATATGAGGAAACTTCAGGTCTTGGTCCGGGAGAACCGGTAGAGTCCACAGAAGCTCCGCTGTCTGTTGAATTAGGACCTGGTTTGATTACCAGTATTTATGACGGTATTCAGCGTCCTCTGGATGATATTATGAAGGTTTGTGGAACAAACTTAAAAAGAGGTGTGGAAGTTCCTTCCTTAAAGAGAAATTTAAAATGGAATTTTGTTCCCACAGTAAAAGCAGGAGACCATGTAGAAAATGGTGACATTATCGGTACTGTTCAGGAAACCATCGTAGTAAACCATAAAATTATGGTGCCTTATGGCATGAGCGGTACTGTAAAAGAAATTAAAGCAGGAGAATTTACCGTTGAGGATGTTGTAGCTGTGATTACAACAGAGCAGGGTGACAAAGAGCTGACTATGATGCAGAAATGGCCGGTTCGTAGAGGTCGTCCATATCTGAAAAAGCTTCCTCCGGAAATGCCTCTTGTAACAGGACAACGTGTAGTTGATACCTTCTTCCCTATTGCAAAGGGTGGTGTTGCCGCTGTTCCGGGACCTTTCGGAAGCGGAAAAACAGTTATTCAGCATCAGCTGGCAAAATGGGCAGAGGCGGACATCGTGGTTTATATCGGCTGCGGTGAACGTGGAAACGAGATGACAGACGTATTAAATGAGTTCCCTGAACTGAAAGACCCGAAAACAGGACAGTCCTTGATGGAAAGAACGGTATTGATTGCCAATACCTCCGATATGCCGGTTGCTGCCCGTGAAGCATCTATTTACACAGGTATTACCATTGCAGAATATTTCCGTGATATGGGTTATTCTGTTGCACTTATGGCAGACTCCACTTCCCGTTGGGCGGAGGCTCTTCGAGAGATGTCAGGACGTCTGGAGGAAATGCCGGGTGAAGAAGGATATCCTGCATACCTCGGTTCTCGTCTGGCACAGTTCTATGAAAGAGCAGGACATGTAATTTCTCTTGGAAAAGATAAGAGAGAGGGAGCATTGTCTGTAATCGGTGCAGTATCTCCTCCGGGTGGTGATATTTCTGAGCCGGTATCTCAGGCAACTCTTCGTATTGTAAAGGTATTCTGGGGCTTGGACTCTTCTCTTGCATACAAGAGACATTTCCCTGCAATTAACTGGCTTACCAGCTACTCCTTATATCTTGACAATATGGAAAAATGGTTTAACGAGAAAGTTGCACCGGATTGGATGACAGGTCGTCAGAAAATGATGAGTCTTTTACAGGACGAAGCAGAGCTGGAAGAAATTGTTAAGATGGTTGGTATGGATGCTTTATCAGCAGGCGACCGTCTGAAAATGGAAGCAGCACGCTCTATCCGTGAGGACTTTTTGCACCAGAACTCTTTCCATGAAGTGGACACTTACAGCTCTCTGAAAAAACAGTATTTGTTAATGAAGCTGGTAGTTGCATACTATGAGCAGGGTGTGGATGCTCTGGAAAAAGGCGCAAATATTCAGGATTTAGTAAAACTTGATGTTCGTGAGAAAATCGGACGTTTTAAATATGTGTTAGAAGAAAATTTGGATGAAGAATATAAAGCTGTATTAGAACAGCTTGCAAAAGAAATTTCCAATATAACAGGGAAGGAGGACTTCTAA
- a CDS encoding V-type ATP synthase subunit B — protein MPKEYRTIQEVAGPLMLVRGVENVHFDELGEIELANGETRRCRVLEIDGSNALVQLFESSTGINLSNSKVRFLGRSMELGVSEDMLGRVFDGLGRPIDDGPEILPDARMDINGLPMNPAARSYPEEFIQTGVSAIDGLNTLVRGQKLPIFSASGLPHAQLAAQIARQAKVRGSGENFAVVFAAMGITFEEANFFTESFKETGAIDRTVLFINLANDPAVERIATPKMALTAAEYLAFEKDMHVLVILTDITNYADALREVSAARKEVPGRRGYPGYMYTDLATMYERAGRQKGKKGSITMIPILTMPEDDKTHPIPDLTGYITEGQIILSRELYRKGVTPPIDVLPSLSRLKDKGIGEGKTRADHSNTMNQLFAAYARGKEAKELMVILGEAALSDIDIIYAKFADAFEQEYVSQGYMANRDIEETLRIGWKLLSILPRSELKRIDDKFLDEYYGKF, from the coding sequence ATGCCAAAGGAATATAGAACAATACAGGAAGTTGCCGGACCTCTTATGTTGGTTCGTGGCGTTGAAAACGTTCATTTTGATGAACTGGGTGAAATTGAATTGGCAAATGGCGAAACACGCCGCTGCCGTGTACTTGAAATTGACGGAAGTAATGCTCTGGTACAGCTTTTTGAAAGCTCCACAGGTATTAACCTCTCAAACAGCAAGGTTCGTTTCTTAGGAAGAAGTATGGAGCTTGGTGTATCTGAAGACATGCTGGGACGTGTCTTTGACGGTCTGGGGCGCCCGATTGATGACGGTCCGGAAATTTTGCCGGATGCCAGAATGGATATCAATGGTCTTCCTATGAACCCAGCTGCAAGAAGCTATCCGGAAGAATTTATTCAGACAGGTGTTTCTGCCATTGATGGTTTGAATACACTGGTTCGTGGACAGAAGCTTCCTATCTTCTCCGCATCCGGTCTGCCTCATGCACAGCTTGCAGCTCAGATTGCAAGACAGGCCAAGGTACGTGGTTCAGGAGAGAACTTTGCCGTTGTATTTGCGGCTATGGGTATCACTTTCGAGGAAGCGAACTTCTTTACAGAGAGTTTTAAAGAAACAGGCGCTATTGACAGAACGGTATTATTTATCAATCTGGCAAATGACCCGGCTGTTGAGCGTATTGCAACACCGAAAATGGCGCTGACAGCAGCAGAATATCTTGCATTTGAAAAAGATATGCACGTATTGGTTATTTTAACCGATATCACAAACTATGCAGATGCCCTTCGTGAGGTATCCGCAGCCCGTAAGGAAGTACCGGGACGTAGAGGTTATCCTGGTTACATGTATACCGACCTTGCAACGATGTATGAAAGAGCCGGACGTCAGAAAGGCAAAAAGGGAAGTATTACCATGATACCAATTCTGACCATGCCTGAGGATGATAAAACTCATCCAATTCCTGACTTAACAGGATATATTACCGAAGGTCAGATTATTTTGAGTCGTGAATTATATCGTAAAGGCGTTACGCCCCCAATCGATGTATTACCGTCACTTTCCCGTCTGAAAGATAAAGGTATCGGTGAAGGAAAGACAAGAGCAGACCATTCCAATACCATGAACCAGCTTTTTGCAGCTTATGCACGAGGCAAAGAAGCAAAAGAATTGATGGTTATTTTAGGTGAAGCAGCTCTTTCCGATATTGACATTATTTATGCGAAATTTGCAGATGCCTTTGAGCAGGAATACGTTTCACAGGGATATATGGCAAACCGTGACATTGAGGAAACTCTGAGAATTGGCTGGAAACTGCTTTCCATTCTTCCAAGAAGCGAGCTGAAACGTATTGATGATAAGTTCTTAGATGAATATTATGGAAAGTTCTAA
- a CDS encoding V-type ATP synthase subunit D, whose translation MASTQVTPTRMELTRLKKKLVTAVKGHKLLKDKRDELMRQFLDLVRENMALRQKVEAGILSANKNFVIAKAGMSEQILNTALMSPKQEVYLEAGKKNVMSVDIPVFETKTRTADANDVYSYGFAFTSGDLDGAVKSLADILPDMLRLAEVEKSCQLMASEIEKTRRRVNALEHVIIPETQQNIKYITMKLDENERSTQIRLMKVKDMMLEEAHHYKEKEVMVE comes from the coding sequence TTGGCATCTACGCAGGTAACACCTACCAGAATGGAGCTTACCCGTCTGAAAAAGAAGCTGGTAACGGCGGTAAAGGGACATAAGCTTCTGAAAGATAAGCGTGATGAGCTTATGAGGCAGTTCCTTGATTTGGTAAGGGAAAACATGGCGCTGCGCCAGAAAGTAGAGGCAGGAATTTTATCCGCAAATAAGAACTTTGTCATTGCAAAAGCAGGTATGTCTGAGCAGATATTAAACACAGCTTTAATGTCGCCCAAGCAGGAGGTTTATCTGGAAGCAGGGAAGAAAAATGTTATGAGTGTGGATATTCCGGTTTTTGAGACAAAGACCAGAACCGCAGATGCAAATGATGTTTATTCTTATGGTTTCGCATTTACCTCAGGGGATTTAGACGGAGCTGTGAAATCTCTGGCAGATATTTTGCCGGATATGTTAAGGCTTGCGGAAGTGGAGAAGTCCTGTCAGTTAATGGCTTCTGAAATTGAGAAGACACGACGCAGAGTAAATGCTCTGGAGCATGTTATTATTCCGGAGACACAACAGAATATTAAGTATATTACCATGAAGCTTGATGAAAACGAGAGAAGTACACAAATTCGTTTGATGAAGGTAAAAGATATGATGTTGGAAGAAGCGCATCATTATAAAGAAAAAGAGGTCATGGTGGAATAA
- the rbsK gene encoding ribokinase — protein MSNILVVGSLNMDFVINVKKMPLSGETILGEDVNLVPGGKGANQAYAVGKLGGQVDMIGAVGDDLYGRMLIENLQNVGVGISGIEIIQGTPTGNAFISVDEGGENSIIVVQGANNKLTTQMIDKHVNLIKRADIIIMQLEIPLEVVEYVKTLAQEKLIILDPAPAQDDLPKQFLEGFTIVKPNETELQTLIGKKLETKEELISGAEELLEKGIQTVIVTLGGDGALLVTKDKTEYFKAQKVTAVDTTAAGDCFTAALALALSKGKAYAEAIQFGNSVSGIVVTRKGAQTSIPTMEEVIEKMKEEEKE, from the coding sequence GTGAGTAATATATTAGTAGTCGGAAGTCTGAATATGGATTTTGTAATTAACGTAAAGAAAATGCCACTTTCAGGTGAAACAATTTTGGGAGAGGATGTAAATCTTGTTCCGGGAGGAAAAGGTGCAAATCAGGCTTATGCTGTTGGAAAATTAGGCGGACAAGTAGACATGATTGGAGCAGTGGGAGATGATTTGTACGGAAGGATGCTGATAGAAAATCTTCAGAATGTAGGAGTGGGAATTTCGGGAATAGAGATTATTCAGGGAACGCCTACGGGAAATGCTTTTATTAGCGTTGACGAGGGAGGAGAAAACAGCATTATTGTTGTTCAGGGAGCAAATAATAAGCTGACAACACAGATGATAGACAAACATGTGAATTTGATTAAGAGAGCCGATATTATTATTATGCAGCTGGAAATCCCTCTTGAGGTTGTAGAATATGTGAAAACCTTAGCACAGGAAAAGTTAATTATTTTAGACCCTGCGCCTGCACAGGATGATCTGCCAAAACAGTTTTTAGAAGGTTTTACTATTGTAAAGCCAAATGAAACGGAGCTTCAGACTTTAATCGGAAAAAAGCTTGAGACAAAAGAAGAGCTGATTTCGGGAGCGGAGGAATTATTAGAAAAAGGAATTCAGACAGTCATTGTTACATTAGGCGGAGATGGCGCTTTGCTTGTTACGAAAGATAAAACAGAGTATTTTAAGGCACAAAAAGTAACCGCAGTTGATACGACAGCAGCAGGAGATTGCTTTACCGCAGCATTGGCATTGGCATTAAGTAAAGGAAAGGCTTATGCTGAGGCAATTCAATTTGGAAACAGCGTGTCGGGAATTGTGGTAACACGAAAAGGAGCACAGACTTCCATACCCACAATGGAAGAAGTGATAGAAAAAATGAAGGAGGAGGAAAAAGAGTGA
- a CDS encoding nucleoside hydrolase — translation MKRPIIIDCDPGVDDALAIILALKSSELDLKAVCTVSGNGDIDNTTQNGLKILALCGREDIPLYRGSARALDDKQPDTVPAFGDDGLGGYAYTIETEKEEEEKNAVDFLVETATEHPGEITLFAIGPCTNIAKAIRKDPEFPKKIKQLIIMGGAKYTGNMSPVAEYNFWADPLAAKEVLNAGFQDAVMIGLDVTNKIALGADVRELLRIFNTKLSNFLYNVTRVGLDDNWNSRRKPVAPMHDVLTVAYFIDPTILTLKKANIDVLTDGIGRGQSIVDINGHWNDGRCNAWYAAEVDVNKFYKLLLTTIFEEKKEEILEYLNR, via the coding sequence GTGAAAAGACCGATAATTATTGATTGTGACCCGGGGGTAGATGATGCTTTGGCAATTATTCTGGCGTTAAAAAGTTCTGAGCTGGACCTGAAAGCTGTTTGTACAGTGTCAGGAAACGGTGATATTGATAATACAACGCAGAATGGGTTGAAGATTTTAGCTTTATGCGGAAGAGAAGACATTCCGTTGTATAGAGGGTCTGCAAGAGCATTGGATGATAAGCAGCCGGATACAGTTCCTGCTTTTGGAGATGACGGATTGGGAGGATATGCGTATACAATCGAGACTGAAAAAGAGGAAGAAGAAAAAAATGCGGTTGATTTTTTGGTAGAGACAGCGACAGAGCATCCGGGAGAAATTACATTGTTTGCCATAGGACCTTGTACTAATATTGCAAAGGCAATTCGAAAAGACCCGGAATTCCCTAAAAAAATCAAACAGCTTATTATTATGGGAGGTGCAAAATATACAGGAAACATGAGTCCGGTAGCGGAATATAACTTTTGGGCGGATCCGTTAGCAGCAAAAGAAGTACTGAATGCAGGATTTCAGGATGCCGTTATGATAGGGCTTGACGTTACAAATAAAATTGCTTTAGGTGCAGACGTTCGTGAGCTGCTCCGAATTTTTAATACAAAGTTATCTAACTTTTTATACAATGTTACACGTGTTGGTTTGGATGATAATTGGAATTCCAGAAGAAAACCGGTTGCACCGATGCACGATGTTTTGACTGTGGCATATTTTATCGATCCGACTATATTAACTTTAAAAAAGGCCAATATTGATGTGCTTACCGATGGAATTGGAAGAGGTCAATCTATTGTGGATATTAACGGGCATTGGAATGACGGAAGGTGTAATGCGTGGTATGCGGCAGAGGTAGATGTGAATAAGTTTTATAAGCTGCTATTGACAACGATATTTGAAGAAAAGAAAGAAGAAATATTGGAGTATTTAAACCGATAA
- a CDS encoding ECF transporter S component, which yields MMTKNKGKDTFSLMVILLIPVAIAINIVGGQMTSMLKIPVDLDMIGVLLVGALAGPIPAALTGVLTNLINGIMDPSWLPYAFCSFFIGISAGLLSKYNMMNKIWKLAVSGIIIALVATVTATPITVFFFGGATGGGASMIAAGLMATGKQILEAVLSVYIVTETIGKMISIFVAYVIIKVIPDRTLTKYKYGMNFVKK from the coding sequence ATGATGACAAAAAACAAAGGAAAAGATACATTTTCATTAATGGTAATTTTACTGATACCGGTTGCGATTGCAATTAATATTGTAGGCGGACAGATGACATCTATGTTAAAAATTCCGGTAGACTTGGACATGATAGGTGTGCTGCTTGTAGGTGCCTTGGCAGGTCCTATTCCAGCAGCTTTAACAGGAGTATTGACGAACTTAATTAACGGAATTATGGATCCAAGCTGGCTTCCATACGCATTTTGTTCTTTCTTTATCGGTATTTCAGCAGGTCTGTTATCCAAATATAATATGATGAATAAAATTTGGAAGCTGGCTGTTTCCGGTATTATTATCGCTTTAGTAGCTACTGTAACGGCAACTCCTATTACTGTATTCTTCTTTGGAGGTGCAACAGGGGGCGGCGCATCTATGATTGCAGCAGGCTTGATGGCAACAGGTAAACAGATTTTAGAGGCTGTTTTATCTGTATATATTGTTACAGAAACGATTGGAAAGATGATTTCTATATTCGTAGCTTATGTGATTATTAAAGTTATTCCTGACAGAACATTAACAAAATATAAATATGGCATGAATTTTGTGAAGAAATAA